The Gymnodinialimonas sp. 57CJ19 genome includes a window with the following:
- the miaB gene encoding tRNA (N6-isopentenyl adenosine(37)-C2)-methylthiotransferase MiaB: MTNTKKLFVKTYGCQMNVYDSERMAEALGSEGYEQVNSPEGADMILLNTCHIREKAAEKMYSELGRLRPLRDANPDLKIGVAGCVAQAEGEEIMNRQPLVDLVVGPQTYHRLPKMMEAVNAGEKALDTDFPEEDKFLKLPKARATRGPTAFLTVQEGCDKFCAFCVVPYTRGAEVSRPAERLMGEARDLVARGVREITLLGQNVNAYHGAAADGTWGLARLIREMAKIDGLERLRFTTSHPNDMEDDLIAAHADCPELMPYLHLPVQAGSDKILKAMNRKHTAAEYIRLIERIRAARPDLHLSGDFIVGFPGETEEDFQATLDLVETVGYGTAYSFKYSARPGTPAAERKGQVAEEVASERLQRLQTLLTKQQRAAQDDMVGRRVKVLFEKPGRKPGQMIGKSDYLHSVHVEGPETLRGQIAEVEIVESMTNSLTGRLV, from the coding sequence CTGACCAACACGAAAAAGTTGTTCGTGAAGACCTATGGCTGTCAGATGAACGTCTATGACAGCGAGCGCATGGCCGAGGCTTTGGGAAGCGAGGGCTATGAACAGGTCAACTCGCCCGAGGGCGCGGACATGATCCTGCTCAACACCTGCCACATCCGCGAAAAAGCGGCCGAGAAGATGTATTCCGAACTGGGCCGTCTGCGCCCCCTGCGGGACGCGAACCCCGATCTGAAAATTGGCGTCGCGGGGTGTGTTGCGCAGGCTGAAGGCGAAGAGATCATGAACCGCCAGCCGCTGGTGGATTTGGTCGTGGGGCCGCAGACCTACCATCGTTTGCCGAAGATGATGGAGGCCGTGAACGCGGGGGAAAAGGCGCTCGACACCGACTTCCCCGAGGAAGACAAGTTTCTGAAGCTACCCAAGGCACGCGCCACCCGCGGGCCGACGGCGTTTCTGACCGTACAAGAGGGCTGCGATAAGTTCTGCGCTTTCTGCGTCGTGCCCTACACGCGGGGCGCGGAAGTGAGCCGCCCGGCTGAGAGGCTGATGGGCGAGGCCCGTGATCTGGTGGCGCGCGGCGTGCGCGAGATCACCCTGCTGGGGCAGAATGTGAACGCCTACCACGGGGCGGCGGCTGATGGCACCTGGGGCCTTGCGCGGTTGATCCGGGAGATGGCCAAGATTGATGGGCTGGAGCGCCTGCGTTTCACCACTTCGCATCCCAATGACATGGAAGATGACCTGATCGCGGCGCACGCCGATTGCCCAGAGCTGATGCCCTATCTGCATCTTCCGGTGCAGGCTGGCAGCGACAAGATCCTGAAGGCGATGAACCGCAAGCACACGGCAGCGGAATACATCCGCCTGATCGAACGCATCCGCGCTGCGCGGCCCGACCTGCACCTGTCGGGCGATTTCATTGTCGGCTTCCCCGGCGAAACGGAAGAAGACTTCCAAGCCACGCTCGATTTGGTGGAAACCGTGGGCTACGGCACCGCCTATTCGTTCAAATACTCCGCCCGCCCCGGCACGCCTGCCGCCGAGCGCAAAGGTCAGGTGGCCGAAGAAGTGGCGAGCGAGCGTCTGCAACGGCTGCAAACCCTGCTGACCAAACAACAACGCGCCGCCCAAGACGATATGGTCGGCCGCCGCGTGAAAGTGCTGTTTGAAAAGCCCGGCCGCAAACCCGGCCAGATGATCGGCAAATCCGACTACTTGCATTCGGTCCATGTGGAAGGGCCCGAAACCCTGCGAGGACAAATTGCCGAAGTCGAGATTGTTGAAAGCATGACCAACTCGCTAACCGGACGGTTGGTCTAA